A genomic window from Archocentrus centrarchus isolate MPI-CPG fArcCen1 chromosome 2, fArcCen1, whole genome shotgun sequence includes:
- the LOC115795753 gene encoding uncharacterized protein LOC115795753, translated as METDCWESGRTVVASGVPDVLPPDRIADKLTIHFQSPRRSCGGDVEEVKYPTRLEGVAFVTFVKAEDAERVVRKEQHIMTDSQFLEDYILTVFPFSRDVFFYVTGATVDLSMFGSNQESLMEKLRSAHRSLRFRPSLQERKASIEGPFAAVQALRKDLICRASRLQSAVTARPTAINLRESPLNPVVISHRKYVSPVSHSSSKWEPASSLSTSLQSTGEAREIQSLLSKSKPQNASLRQKVSSESLAGGRVSGAGIDKKEDKLRVRSRLEMSSEYRTEQRQANHREVADEEIKARITSSLLGLPQEEAISTKESSEKHPRPGKISAIKTGKESDLGSQHSSTGYLKDRSSSAIRSKLLQTGLEDISQTSERYTEGTAVACAICPEAQDVIWVDSYTFRYIEKFHKKELDRCLGGTDMSVMRFEESDLMQISLTERQNSKAPSGIQKAAQQLEALMESWQSTLRVYEIFYDEAELLDKDLMNRICHDANFLFDDVLYLFEGSCIKVIGPSVSSILFYKRVKDRMSKAKVEL; from the exons ATGGAGACGGACTGCTGGGAGAGCGGCAGGACGGTGGTTGCGTCCGGCGTACCGGACGTATTACCCCCCGACAGGATAGCCGACAAGCTGACGATTCACTTTCAAAGTCCCCGGAGGAGCTGCGGAGGAGACGTGGAAGAGGTGAAATATCCCACCCGCCTGGAAGGAGTGGCGTTTGTCACTTTTGTAAAAGCAGAAG ATGCAGAGAGGGTGGTGAGGAAGGAGCAGCACATTATGACGGACAGCCAGTTTCTCGAAGACTACATTCTCACCGTGTTTCCCTTCAGCAGAGAC GTGTTTTTTTACGTCACAGGCGCTACAGTCGACCTCTCCATGTTCGGCAGCAATCAGGAGTCGCTGATGGAGAAGCTGCGGTCAGCTCACAGATCTCTACGATTTCGTCCTTCGCTCCAAGAGAGGAAAGCCTCTATTGAGGGGCCTTTTGCAGCTGTCCAGGCCCTGAGAAAGGACCTCATCTGCAGAGCCAGCCGGCTTCAATCTGCAGTCACAGCCCGACCCACTGCTATTAACCTAAGAGAAAGTCCTCTTAATCCGGTGGTAATATCTCATCGCAAGTATGTCAGCCCTGTAAGCCACAGCAGCTCTAAGTGGGAACCTGCAAGCAGCTTATCAACATCGCTGCAGAGCACAGGTGAGGCAAGGGAAATCCAAAGCCTGCTCTCAAAATCAAAACCTCAAAACGCCTCCTTGAGGCAAAAAGTTTCCTCTGAGAGTTTGGCTGGAGGGAGGGTTTCGGGCGCAGGCATCGATAAAAAGGAGGACAAACTGAGAGTCCGGTCCAGGCTTGAAATGTCCTCAGAATATAGAACAGAGCAAAGACAGGCCAACCACAGAGAAGTGGCCGATGAGGAAATCAAAGCAAGGATTACATCTTCCTTATTGGGCCTTCCTCAAGAAGAGGCAATATCAACAAAAGAGTCTTCAGAAAAACATCCCAGACCAGGCAAGATTTCAGCAATAAAGACTGGAAAGGAGAGTGATTTGGGCTCtcagcacagcagcacaggCTATTTGAAGGATCGGAGCAGCTCAGCAATCAGAAGTAAGCTCCTCCAGACTGGACTTGAAGATATCTCACAAACCTCGGAGAGATATACTGAAGGTACAGCAGTGGCGTGTGCAATCTGTCCAGAAGCTCAGGATGTTATCTGGGTTGACTCTTACACGTTCAGGTACATCGAAAAATTTCACAAAAAGGAGTTGGACAGATGCCTGGGGGGCACTGACATGTCCGTCATGCGTTTTGAAGAAAGCGACCTCATGCAAATATCGTTGACTGAGCGGCAAAACTCCAAGGCGCCCTCGGGAATCCAGAAAGCCGCCCAGCAACTTGAAGCTTTGATGGAGTCTTGGCAATCAACCTTAAGAGTTTACGAGATATTTTACGATGAGGCGGAGCTACTTGATAAAGACCTAATGAATCGCATCTGTCATGATGCGAATTTCCTGTTTGATGATGTTCTTTACTTATTCGAGGGCTCCTGCATTAAAGTCATCGGCCCCTCAGTCTCCAGTATACTCTTCTACAAGAGAGTGAAAGACAGGATGAGTAAAGCCAAAGTCGAGTTGTAA